One genomic segment of Kordiimonas sp. SCSIO 12603 includes these proteins:
- a CDS encoding MarR family winged helix-turn-helix transcriptional regulator, with the protein MANKQLIIDADMSVEHKVMGLLACIAQEKKSEMERLLKPSGLSILQLSILHSLSFAPKKTLTVSDLKATLVDDNPNVSRTLNKLVEAGLVTKLRSEQDQRTVYVSITDAGEKAHTDADQLLLNQRIDLPENEMNALYEILKKL; encoded by the coding sequence ATGGCTAATAAGCAATTGATCATTGATGCGGACATGAGTGTTGAGCATAAAGTAATGGGCCTTTTGGCCTGTATTGCTCAGGAAAAGAAAAGTGAGATGGAACGCCTGCTCAAACCATCAGGCCTCTCTATTCTACAGCTCTCTATTCTGCATTCACTCTCTTTTGCTCCAAAGAAAACCCTTACGGTTTCTGATTTGAAAGCAACACTGGTGGATGACAACCCCAATGTATCTCGCACACTTAACAAGCTGGTTGAAGCAGGCCTCGTGACCAAGCTTCGCAGCGAGCAAGACCAACGTACGGTTTATGTATCCATCACCGACGCTGGTGAAAAAGCCCATACAGATGCGGATCAATTGCTCCTCAATCAACGCATAGATCTTCCAGAAAATGAAATGAACGCGCTTTATGAAATCCTGAAAAAACTCTGA
- a CDS encoding glutathione S-transferase family protein produces the protein MLTLHHLENSQSIRILWLLEELGIEYAFKMYDRDPATRLAPSEYKEISPLGTAPAITDGNVTLSESNAIIDYIIETYGDGKLRPKTGTPERTDYLFWFHMAQGSLQPLLTNRYVFSMMSGRAPLFIKPIVASIGKKLNENFIAPRLERILVQMEAQLAKTKWFTGDELTAADITMGYCVEVMAVRVGLGDRYPHTQRYLEQMRTRPAYQAALKKDGKFKPLA, from the coding sequence ATGCTTACACTACACCACCTGGAAAACTCACAGTCCATCCGCATTCTATGGCTCCTAGAAGAACTGGGTATAGAATATGCTTTCAAAATGTATGATCGGGACCCAGCTACAAGGCTTGCACCTTCTGAATATAAAGAAATATCACCGCTAGGGACTGCACCAGCGATTACCGATGGTAACGTCACCCTGAGCGAATCCAACGCTATCATTGATTATATTATCGAAACATACGGCGACGGAAAGTTACGGCCAAAAACAGGCACACCCGAACGTACGGATTATCTATTTTGGTTTCATATGGCACAAGGCAGCCTGCAGCCGCTGTTAACGAACAGGTATGTTTTTTCAATGATGTCAGGCAGAGCTCCCCTCTTCATCAAACCTATCGTTGCCAGTATTGGTAAAAAACTGAATGAAAACTTCATCGCCCCACGCCTTGAACGCATACTGGTACAAATGGAAGCCCAACTCGCCAAAACCAAATGGTTCACAGGAGATGAGCTAACAGCAGCCGACATCACCATGGGCTACTGTGTGGAAGTAATGGCCGTACGTGTTGGTCTCGGCGATCGCTACCCTCATACCCAGCGGTATCTGGAGCAAATGCGAACACGCCCAGCTTATCAGGCAGCGCTCAAAAAAGATGGAAAGTTCAAACCACTCGCATAG
- a CDS encoding homoserine O-acetyltransferase, whose translation MNTSACNSASLFTESPLELDSGATLSPVNVGFETYGELNEDRSNAVLICHALTGDQYVASNHPITGKPGWWERIVGPGKLVDTNKYFVICSNVLGSCLGTTGPKEINPATEKPWGIDFPVITIRDMVKVQAALLDHLGVDTLFALIGGSMGGMQVLEWLTTFPERLHSAIALATAARHTAQNIALHEVGRQSVMADPNWNGGRYYETETKPDKGLSVARMTAHITYLSEDALTRKFGRNLQSRDAVTFGFDADFQVESYLRYQGSTFVDRFDANSYLYITRAMDYLDIAGRHDGRLADAFKNASHVRCCVISFSTDWLYPTAENKRIVHALNAAGVPVSFAEIESPHGHDAFLLEEPEMDQMIEGFISAAAKARGLSS comes from the coding sequence GTGAACACATCAGCTTGCAACAGTGCTAGTCTCTTTACTGAAAGCCCACTTGAACTGGACAGTGGCGCTACCCTTTCGCCTGTAAATGTCGGTTTTGAAACATACGGCGAACTGAATGAGGACCGTTCTAACGCTGTCCTCATCTGCCATGCACTTACCGGTGATCAGTATGTAGCGAGCAATCACCCCATCACCGGCAAACCGGGTTGGTGGGAACGCATTGTCGGTCCGGGCAAGCTCGTAGACACCAACAAATATTTTGTTATTTGCTCAAATGTACTTGGAAGCTGCCTTGGTACCACAGGGCCCAAGGAAATTAACCCGGCTACTGAAAAACCGTGGGGTATTGATTTTCCGGTTATTACCATTCGCGACATGGTGAAAGTCCAAGCAGCGCTGCTGGATCATCTGGGCGTGGACACACTCTTTGCTCTGATAGGTGGTTCAATGGGTGGCATGCAGGTGCTCGAATGGCTTACTACATTCCCAGAACGGCTACATAGTGCCATCGCTCTCGCTACAGCTGCCCGCCATACGGCACAAAACATCGCACTTCATGAAGTCGGCCGCCAATCTGTGATGGCCGATCCCAACTGGAATGGTGGGCGATATTATGAAACTGAAACAAAACCAGACAAAGGCTTGTCTGTTGCCCGTATGACAGCTCATATTACTTACCTGTCTGAAGATGCATTAACTCGTAAGTTTGGCCGTAATCTTCAAAGCCGGGACGCCGTTACTTTCGGGTTTGATGCCGATTTTCAAGTTGAAAGTTACCTTCGTTATCAGGGCAGCACGTTCGTGGATCGGTTCGATGCTAACAGCTATCTTTACATTACTCGTGCGATGGATTATCTGGATATCGCTGGCAGGCATGACGGCAGACTAGCGGACGCCTTTAAAAATGCATCTCATGTTCGCTGCTGCGTAATCAGTTTCTCAACAGATTGGCTTTACCCAACCGCTGAAAACAAGCGCATTGTACATGCACTAAATGCAGCTGGTGTTCCTGTAAGCTTTGCCGAAATCGAATCGCCACACGGTCATGATGCTTTCCTTCTAGAGGAACCAGAGATGGATCAGATGATTGAAGGCTTTATTTCAGCAGCAGCTAAAGCGAGAGGGCTCAGTTCATGA
- the metW gene encoding methionine biosynthesis protein MetW, whose product MTALRKDLQLIADMIEPESRVLDVGCDDGALLDYLVNEKDIDGRGIEISQKGVNSCVAKGLFVVQGDADNDLHEYPDNTFDYVILSKALQAMHKPREVMLNLLRIGKRAIVTIPNFGQWRVRFSLLTRGRMPVTKALDKTWYNTSNIHFCTITDLFDLIEQENLKVAEFVPHMSDGTRLNMGRKRANWHADQALFLLEK is encoded by the coding sequence ATGACCGCACTTAGAAAAGACCTTCAGCTTATTGCTGACATGATTGAACCTGAAAGCCGCGTATTGGATGTGGGCTGTGACGATGGTGCCCTTTTAGACTATCTGGTGAACGAGAAAGATATCGATGGACGCGGTATTGAAATCAGCCAAAAGGGTGTAAACAGCTGTGTCGCCAAAGGCCTGTTTGTGGTGCAAGGTGATGCTGATAACGACCTTCACGAATATCCAGACAACACCTTTGATTATGTAATATTATCTAAAGCGCTACAGGCGATGCATAAACCTCGTGAGGTAATGCTCAATCTCCTCCGGATTGGAAAACGTGCGATTGTCACTATCCCCAACTTCGGCCAGTGGCGTGTACGTTTCAGCTTACTTACCCGAGGCCGTATGCCTGTAACCAAGGCGCTTGATAAAACATGGTATAACACCAGCAACATTCATTTTTGTACGATTACTGATTTGTTTGATTTAATCGAACAGGAAAACTTAAAAGTGGCAGAGTTTGTACCTCATATGAGCGACGGAACACGCCTCAATATGGGCAGAAAACGTGCGAATTGGCACGCTGATCAGGCTCTCTTTTTATTGGAAAAATAA
- the rraA gene encoding ribonuclease E activity regulator RraA has product MTAGILKTPRLATADVCDAVGSDAAVLSVDFRDFGGRRDFAGPAVTVRTLDDNSKVKELLAGKGEGRVLVVDGEGSCRTALMGGNLALDANRNGWAGVVIYGCIRDKHELIREDIGIKALGSCPRKTEKLGRGEIDVEVAFGGVTIHPGDWVIADADGVVITRELPEL; this is encoded by the coding sequence ATGACGGCAGGCATTTTAAAAACACCGAGACTTGCAACTGCAGACGTATGCGATGCAGTGGGCAGTGACGCGGCTGTTCTGTCTGTCGATTTCCGAGATTTTGGGGGGCGGCGAGATTTCGCCGGTCCTGCGGTAACTGTACGCACACTGGATGATAATTCCAAAGTGAAAGAACTTCTAGCTGGCAAAGGCGAAGGTAGAGTATTGGTGGTGGACGGTGAAGGTAGTTGCCGAACCGCCCTTATGGGGGGGAATCTAGCGCTAGATGCCAACCGTAACGGCTGGGCTGGTGTTGTGATTTATGGTTGCATACGAGATAAACACGAACTTATCCGTGAAGATATTGGTATTAAGGCGCTAGGTAGTTGCCCGAGAAAAACTGAAAAGCTGGGCCGCGGTGAGATCGATGTGGAAGTCGCTTTTGGTGGTGTTACGATTCACCCGGGTGATTGGGTAATTGCTGATGCAGACGGTGTAGTTATTACCCGCGAGCTTCCTGAACTATAA
- a CDS encoding methyltransferase domain-containing protein, giving the protein MRPDVLTLHRFYETRLGTQAAQIISARVKGLLPTQTGAITIGLGYTLPYLDALAGSEGEDSFARFLAFMPERQGVCHWPSLGDIQTALVDQYNLPLADSSVDRVLLIHALEHAHKPTHLLREVWRVLAPGGQVVVVVPNRMRTWSAAEATPFGHGKPYSKSQLFRLMTEQMLPPEAWQTALMMPPTNFLGAANLMRVSEHFMGMMGKNLGGALIVTARKQVYGALPKKTVKMKARPVLTHLRERH; this is encoded by the coding sequence GTGAGACCTGATGTACTCACTTTACATAGGTTTTATGAAACACGTTTGGGTACTCAAGCAGCTCAGATTATTTCTGCGCGGGTTAAAGGACTTTTGCCAACGCAAACTGGGGCTATTACGATTGGTCTTGGCTATACATTACCGTATCTGGATGCCTTGGCGGGCAGTGAAGGCGAAGATAGCTTCGCAAGGTTTCTCGCATTTATGCCGGAGCGGCAAGGTGTATGCCATTGGCCGTCCTTAGGTGACATTCAGACTGCACTTGTGGACCAGTATAACCTGCCACTTGCGGATTCGTCAGTTGATAGAGTGCTGCTTATACATGCACTGGAGCATGCACATAAACCAACACATTTACTCAGAGAAGTATGGCGCGTTTTGGCGCCGGGCGGGCAGGTTGTTGTGGTTGTGCCAAACAGGATGCGTACATGGTCTGCAGCCGAAGCAACACCATTCGGGCACGGAAAACCTTATTCTAAAAGCCAGTTATTCCGCTTGATGACCGAACAGATGCTGCCTCCAGAGGCATGGCAAACTGCTTTGATGATGCCGCCTACAAACTTTTTGGGTGCTGCTAACTTGATGCGCGTTTCCGAGCATTTCATGGGTATGATGGGCAAAAATCTGGGTGGTGCGCTTATCGTTACTGCCAGAAAGCAGGTTTATGGTGCACTTCCCAAGAAAACGGTGAAAATGAAGGCGCGTCCGGTTCTTACCCATTTGCGAGAACGTCACTAG
- a CDS encoding alpha/beta fold hydrolase codes for MSGRIKGPRPLSLHFTNSEAIWGGAILAGKAGLNSSVWHPQLEAAVANLKERLYGISDTAFHKELEKQASARKNKFLKGLNQYLAHTFEPPVTDAPITYEIGCVKLHDLGGEGTPILLVPSLINPHYILDLMPERSLAGFLRNQGYRPLLVNWGDPGDEEKYFGLDGYISERLIPVIKHVVQMAGKAIPLVGYCMGGTLSVAAAARTEGLISQLVLLAAPWDFNTDKPHPGRRNAPQMLRFLDKLVEGSTVGVDILQTFFTSVDPTLNDRKFRAYADGKHKGEAADFFAAMEMWANNGGPLAKKVGQECLSYWYEQNLTTKGEWLVAGLPVKPEDIDCPTFVVAPEGDRLVPQASAFAIAEKISNVTKHVPPSGHIGMVVGDRAKKGLWEPLVNWLEISRET; via the coding sequence ATGTCTGGCAGGATCAAAGGGCCGAGGCCTTTGTCTCTTCACTTCACCAATAGTGAAGCAATCTGGGGTGGAGCCATACTTGCCGGTAAAGCTGGGCTGAATTCCAGTGTTTGGCACCCTCAACTTGAAGCGGCGGTGGCGAATCTAAAAGAACGACTTTATGGTATATCTGATACTGCTTTCCACAAAGAACTTGAGAAGCAGGCATCTGCAAGAAAGAATAAATTTCTGAAAGGCCTTAACCAATATCTGGCACATACTTTCGAGCCACCAGTTACTGATGCCCCGATTACATATGAAATTGGATGTGTGAAATTACATGATTTGGGTGGGGAGGGGACACCTATTCTTCTGGTGCCTAGCCTTATTAATCCGCATTATATTCTCGATCTGATGCCGGAAAGAAGTTTGGCTGGTTTCCTGAGAAATCAAGGGTATAGACCACTCCTTGTTAATTGGGGTGACCCGGGGGATGAGGAAAAATATTTTGGCTTGGATGGATATATCTCTGAACGGCTAATACCGGTTATCAAGCATGTTGTTCAAATGGCGGGTAAGGCTATCCCTCTCGTTGGTTACTGTATGGGGGGGACTTTGAGTGTGGCTGCCGCAGCCCGAACAGAGGGATTGATTTCTCAGTTAGTACTGCTTGCAGCGCCCTGGGATTTTAATACGGATAAACCCCATCCCGGCAGGCGTAATGCTCCGCAAATGCTAAGGTTTTTAGATAAACTCGTGGAAGGCAGCACAGTTGGTGTGGATATTTTACAGACCTTTTTCACAAGTGTTGATCCCACGTTGAATGACCGTAAGTTCCGCGCTTACGCGGACGGAAAGCATAAAGGCGAAGCAGCTGATTTTTTTGCTGCCATGGAGATGTGGGCAAATAATGGAGGCCCTTTAGCTAAAAAAGTGGGGCAGGAATGTTTGTCTTATTGGTATGAACAGAATTTAACCACGAAGGGTGAATGGTTGGTTGCTGGACTGCCTGTGAAACCTGAAGATATTGATTGTCCTACCTTTGTTGTTGCGCCAGAGGGAGATCGTTTGGTGCCGCAAGCGAGTGCCTTTGCAATTGCAGAAAAAATCTCGAATGTCACAAAACATGTGCCACCATCAGGGCATATAGGTATGGTAGTTGGAGACAGGGCTAAGAAAGGCCTGTGGGAACCGCTGGTTAATTGGCTGGAGATATCGCGTGAGACCTGA
- the phaR gene encoding polyhydroxyalkanoate synthesis repressor PhaR produces MARKKRLAGEPITIKKYANRRLYNTETSSYVTLDHLAEMIKAGEELVVLDAKSGEDLTRSVLTQIIVEKENCDENMLPISFLQQLIRFYGDNMQTLVPAYLQSTMDILNKHKDQINLTFSDTGHGNMIPLFEEMVRQNMAFFEQSMHMFMQAGAESTNEPAEAADDTDIAELQAQLKALQEKVDKIST; encoded by the coding sequence ATGGCGCGTAAGAAACGTTTGGCGGGGGAGCCAATCACCATTAAAAAATATGCAAATCGCCGTTTGTATAACACTGAAACTTCAAGTTACGTAACACTCGACCATCTGGCCGAGATGATTAAAGCTGGCGAGGAACTGGTTGTTCTGGATGCTAAATCCGGGGAAGATCTAACCCGTTCGGTTTTAACTCAGATCATCGTAGAAAAAGAAAATTGCGATGAAAATATGCTGCCAATTTCCTTCTTGCAGCAACTCATTCGCTTTTACGGCGATAACATGCAAACACTTGTGCCTGCATACCTTCAAAGCACCATGGATATTCTAAACAAACACAAAGATCAGATAAATCTAACCTTTAGTGATACTGGTCACGGAAATATGATCCCACTTTTTGAAGAAATGGTGCGTCAGAATATGGCTTTCTTCGAACAATCCATGCATATGTTTATGCAAGCAGGTGCTGAAAGCACAAATGAGCCCGCGGAAGCAGCAGACGACACAGACATTGCGGAACTACAAGCTCAGCTCAAAGCCCTGCAGGAAAAGGTGGATAAGATAAGCACATAA
- a CDS encoding MFS transporter gives MPVILFAVFIDLLGFGIIVPVLPFIVLNFGGDSVSGMALVSIYSLAAFIMGPIWGRFSDKFGRKPALAGTFLGATISYITLGMADTLLLLFLARAMSGAMAGNIGIVMAAMADVTTEENRGKAIGWIGAAFGLGFALGPGIGGILSTIGGNGDPNIFWAGMTAACLSFTAMILTTIFVPETNKKKTENEDHKDVPRWTSVFKQPGQTALLAMFIVTAIGQSISFAITPFWAERVLGWNSAQVGYLLMASGVCVFFIQLFAIGPLFKKFGEVKSLGMALGFHLIGVAIILYGPAEPITAILGFPIIMSGMTLTFPALNSLVSRRTDERLQGTALGISNGLSSLGRIAGPITAGTVFTASVAAPFYIIASTGILVIFWTVWELSARPSHIKAPAE, from the coding sequence ATGCCCGTAATTTTGTTTGCAGTATTTATCGACCTTCTTGGGTTCGGCATTATCGTGCCGGTGCTCCCCTTCATTGTGCTGAATTTCGGTGGCGATTCCGTGTCTGGCATGGCACTGGTTTCAATCTATTCCTTAGCGGCCTTTATTATGGGGCCAATCTGGGGGCGCTTTTCAGACAAATTTGGCCGTAAACCTGCGCTAGCTGGCACGTTCTTAGGCGCAACTATCTCCTATATTACTTTAGGCATGGCAGACACGCTTCTTCTCTTGTTTCTCGCTCGTGCAATGTCAGGTGCCATGGCGGGGAATATAGGTATTGTAATGGCAGCTATGGCTGACGTGACTACTGAAGAAAATCGCGGCAAAGCCATTGGCTGGATCGGTGCGGCTTTTGGTCTTGGCTTTGCTCTAGGCCCCGGCATTGGTGGCATTCTCAGTACCATCGGCGGCAATGGCGATCCCAACATTTTCTGGGCAGGGATGACTGCAGCATGCCTATCTTTTACCGCGATGATTCTCACCACCATCTTTGTACCGGAAACGAACAAGAAGAAAACGGAAAACGAAGATCATAAGGATGTTCCTCGGTGGACCAGTGTGTTCAAGCAACCCGGTCAAACAGCCCTTCTTGCAATGTTTATTGTCACAGCTATTGGCCAGAGCATCAGCTTTGCTATCACACCATTTTGGGCTGAACGTGTGCTTGGCTGGAACTCGGCGCAAGTAGGTTACCTATTGATGGCATCAGGCGTATGCGTATTTTTCATTCAGCTTTTCGCCATTGGGCCACTATTCAAGAAATTCGGTGAAGTGAAATCACTTGGTATGGCGCTAGGGTTCCACCTGATTGGTGTTGCGATTATTCTTTATGGCCCTGCTGAACCTATCACAGCCATTCTAGGCTTCCCGATCATTATGAGTGGTATGACCCTTACCTTCCCCGCACTTAACAGCCTTGTATCCAGACGTACCGATGAACGCCTGCAAGGAACAGCGCTTGGAATTTCGAATGGCTTATCATCTCTTGGCAGGATTGCAGGCCCTATCACAGCAGGAACGGTGTTTACCGCAAGTGTCGCCGCACCGTTTTATATTATAGCGTCAACGGGAATACTTGTAATTTTTTGGACAGTTTGGGAACTATCCGCACGTCCAAGCCATATCAAAGCACCAGCTGAATAA
- a CDS encoding ABC-type transport auxiliary lipoprotein family protein, producing the protein MMHKLLKTAKLGTALGFMAVVGGCGPLISFGDDGPADEVYTLEYPKVASNSTNDGATMYVSHPVMSSGIDGTEVVVALDNNKRTVLKGVSWAGHLSDLMQDYLVHSLRAETAANIVSDKGLDVRVNCRMDVKVWKMEFAPSADGSSDMVNIEIELSLIRLQDAYLVGHPVYTRTENVVGGSHDDIVAAFNGALNDIAREHGAWVSSNLQACTS; encoded by the coding sequence ATGATGCATAAGCTTTTGAAAACTGCCAAACTTGGAACCGCACTCGGCTTTATGGCTGTGGTGGGTGGATGTGGCCCATTGATTTCTTTTGGCGACGATGGCCCCGCTGATGAAGTTTACACTCTCGAATATCCGAAAGTGGCTTCGAACAGCACGAATGATGGTGCAACAATGTATGTCTCTCATCCAGTGATGAGTAGCGGTATTGACGGTACTGAGGTTGTTGTCGCGCTGGATAATAACAAGCGTACCGTGTTGAAAGGAGTAAGCTGGGCTGGGCACCTTTCAGATTTGATGCAGGACTATCTAGTGCATTCCTTGCGCGCTGAAACAGCCGCGAATATCGTTAGTGATAAGGGACTTGATGTCCGCGTTAACTGCCGTATGGATGTGAAAGTCTGGAAAATGGAGTTTGCGCCAAGTGCTGATGGTAGCAGTGATATGGTGAATATTGAGATAGAGTTATCTCTTATCAGGCTTCAGGATGCCTATCTTGTGGGGCATCCCGTTTATACCCGTACAGAGAATGTTGTAGGCGGTTCTCATGATGATATTGTAGCTGCTTTTAATGGCGCGTTGAATGATATCGCCCGCGAACACGGAGCTTGGGTAAGCAGCAATCTTCAAGCATGTACCAGCTGA
- a CDS encoding MlaD family protein: protein METRASHIIVGGFVLTFLAGLVAFAIWIAKVDLDAEYVDYEIYFEGTVSGLYKRSIVYYSGIPVGDVRDITLAPNDPQKVLVVVRLKSDVPVNEGSVAKLEFQGLTGVAYIELHGGPPEAPQIVADGAFSRPVIPSEASAFQALYENAPNLINEAIAAVVQVKKLMSDENIASVSSTLRNADQLTGNIARGTQDLDQIVAEVRTVLANANTAVLNVSALAASGDELIKEDAKLMIAEATATLKTANMTLARIDALVAANQENVTQFIGNSLPEVTRMIVDLRTTAQSLSRLMSRIEQNPAGAIFGKKEAKYDLETRKTEDGTK, encoded by the coding sequence ATGGAAACCAGAGCATCCCATATCATCGTTGGTGGCTTCGTTTTAACATTCCTTGCGGGGCTTGTAGCATTTGCGATTTGGATCGCGAAAGTGGATCTGGACGCCGAATATGTAGATTATGAAATCTATTTCGAAGGTACGGTTTCAGGGCTTTATAAACGCAGTATCGTTTATTATTCAGGTATCCCTGTTGGGGATGTGCGGGATATCACACTTGCCCCGAATGATCCGCAGAAAGTACTTGTCGTTGTCCGCCTTAAATCAGATGTGCCAGTGAATGAGGGATCAGTTGCCAAGCTGGAATTTCAGGGGCTGACAGGTGTCGCTTATATCGAACTGCATGGCGGTCCGCCAGAGGCACCACAAATTGTGGCGGATGGTGCTTTCTCCAGGCCTGTTATCCCGTCCGAAGCATCAGCCTTTCAGGCGCTATATGAAAATGCACCAAATCTTATCAATGAAGCAATTGCCGCTGTAGTGCAGGTGAAGAAGTTGATGAGCGATGAGAATATCGCATCTGTTTCCAGCACACTTAGAAATGCAGATCAGTTAACTGGCAATATTGCAAGAGGTACACAAGACCTTGATCAAATTGTTGCAGAAGTACGTACCGTACTGGCGAATGCTAATACGGCCGTGCTTAATGTGTCTGCCCTTGCAGCATCTGGTGATGAACTTATCAAAGAAGACGCCAAACTGATGATTGCGGAAGCAACAGCCACCTTGAAAACAGCGAATATGACGCTGGCGAGAATTGATGCACTGGTGGCTGCTAACCAAGAAAATGTTACACAGTTTATTGGGAATAGCTTGCCGGAGGTTACACGCATGATTGTGGATCTTAGAACAACAGCACAAAGCCTTTCCCGCTTGATGAGCCGTATTGAGCAAAACCCTGCTGGCGCTATCTTCGGCAAAAAAGAAGCAAAGTATGATTTGGAAACCCGCAAAACTGAGGACGGCACAAAATGA
- a CDS encoding ABC transporter ATP-binding protein, whose product MDDTVQTDDVIIRVRGLVNAFDNHVVHKGLDLDVKRGEILGVVGGSGAGKSVLLRTIIGLNRQVAGQIEINDIDQNYMSADEAQLSRRHWGVLFQDGALFSALTVAQNVMAPMREHYSFSQDLLEDLASSKISMAGLPLDAANKFPADLSGGMRKRAALARSLALDPEILFLDEPTAGLDPIGAAAFDGLVKNLSKSLGLTVFLVTHDLDTLVRVCDRIAVLGDKKMLITAPLEEVQQYDHPWVQEYFGGPRARAAGIKE is encoded by the coding sequence ATGGATGACACAGTTCAAACAGATGATGTGATTATCCGGGTGCGAGGCCTTGTGAATGCATTTGATAATCACGTCGTGCACAAGGGATTGGACCTCGATGTGAAACGGGGTGAAATCCTTGGCGTTGTTGGTGGCTCGGGGGCTGGTAAATCAGTTCTATTACGTACGATTATTGGGCTCAATCGTCAGGTGGCCGGCCAAATCGAGATCAATGACATTGACCAAAACTATATGTCAGCCGATGAAGCTCAGCTTTCACGTAGGCACTGGGGTGTGCTTTTTCAGGATGGTGCATTGTTTTCGGCACTTACTGTTGCGCAGAACGTGATGGCGCCCATGCGAGAGCACTATAGTTTCTCGCAAGACCTTCTAGAGGATTTGGCTAGTAGCAAGATCTCAATGGCCGGGCTACCCCTTGATGCAGCGAATAAATTCCCTGCGGATTTGTCAGGTGGTATGCGGAAACGTGCAGCACTTGCGCGCTCCTTGGCGCTTGATCCAGAAATCCTGTTTCTGGATGAACCCACAGCTGGCCTTGACCCAATCGGAGCCGCCGCTTTTGATGGTCTCGTGAAAAATCTTAGTAAATCTCTTGGCCTGACAGTGTTCCTTGTTACACATGATTTGGATACGCTTGTGCGAGTGTGTGATAGGATCGCCGTGTTAGGTGATAAAAAAATGCTGATCACGGCCCCCCTTGAAGAAGTACAACAATATGACCATCCTTGGGTGCAGGAATATTTTGGCGGCCCTCGTGCCCGTGCCGCAGGAATAAAGGAATAA